The following proteins come from a genomic window of Methanosarcina sp. MTP4:
- a CDS encoding HemK2/MTQ2 family protein methyltransferase, whose protein sequence is MVEIEYNNARVKLGETDLVYEPAEDSFLLADAALEEAEPGMRVLEVGAGSGFVSAVLRANLENVRIIATEINPHAARCAKENGVEVIRTDLFRGIEPQSPETRFDLILFNPPYLPTSEMEKVPGWLNYAFDGGTSGRETLDRFLDKVRVYLRPGGKILVLISSITGVEAVQEKMEGLGFAVDIVGRKKVSFEELVVVRGRLS, encoded by the coding sequence ATGGTGGAAATCGAATATAATAATGCCCGGGTAAAGCTCGGGGAAACCGATCTCGTCTACGAACCCGCCGAAGACTCTTTTTTACTTGCCGATGCCGCCCTTGAGGAGGCAGAGCCCGGAATGCGCGTCCTGGAAGTCGGAGCAGGAAGCGGTTTTGTATCTGCCGTGCTCCGGGCAAACCTCGAAAACGTCCGTATAATTGCAACAGAAATCAACCCCCATGCAGCCCGTTGTGCTAAGGAAAACGGAGTCGAGGTCATCCGCACCGACCTTTTCAGGGGAATTGAACCCCAGAGTCCGGAAACCCGCTTTGACCTGATCCTTTTCAACCCCCCGTATCTCCCGACCTCTGAAATGGAAAAAGTGCCCGGCTGGCTTAATTACGCTTTTGACGGCGGGACAAGCGGGAGGGAGACCCTGGACAGGTTTTTGGACAAGGTGAGGGTTTACCTCAGGCCGGGAGGGAAAATTCTGGTTCTCATCTCTTCGATAACGGGAGTTGAGGCTGTGCAGGAAAAGATGGAAGGGCTCGGGTTTGCCGTGGATATTGTAGGGAGGAAAAAGGTTTCTTTTGAGGAGCTGGTAGTTGTCAGGGGGAGGCTTTCATGA
- the rsmA gene encoding 16S rRNA (adenine(1518)-N(6)/adenine(1519)-N(6))-dimethyltransferase RsmA: MVRSILRKYRIKGGVFDQHFLIDAGYLDRIVAAAELTSEDTVLEIGAGIGNLTEKLARKAKKVIAIELDPALVAVLHDRFDSVENIEIIPGDALKLDFPEFDKVVSNLPYSISSEITFKLLHRNFKTGILMYQYEFAKRMVSPPNCKDYSRLTVDTQYFAEASILMKVPKDAFQPAPEVDSAVIKLVPRPAPFEVRDEAFFLEFVAAVFSQRRKKLRNSILNTNHLLKIPEVKEIVTQLPEDFMGKRAENLTPGELAEVANMILDLKSDLKSA, translated from the coding sequence TTGGTTCGTTCTATTCTAAGGAAATACCGCATAAAAGGCGGCGTCTTCGACCAGCACTTCCTGATCGATGCCGGTTACCTCGACCGGATTGTTGCGGCCGCCGAACTGACCTCCGAGGACACGGTACTCGAGATCGGGGCCGGCATCGGGAACCTTACCGAAAAGCTTGCAAGAAAGGCGAAAAAAGTTATCGCAATCGAACTTGACCCTGCCCTTGTAGCAGTCCTCCATGACCGCTTCGATTCCGTGGAAAACATCGAGATCATCCCCGGCGACGCCCTGAAGCTCGACTTCCCCGAGTTCGACAAGGTCGTCTCGAACCTCCCCTACTCTATCTCCTCGGAAATCACTTTCAAGCTCCTTCACCGGAACTTCAAAACGGGCATCCTCATGTACCAGTACGAGTTCGCAAAACGCATGGTTTCTCCCCCTAACTGCAAGGACTACTCCCGCCTCACGGTCGACACCCAATACTTTGCCGAGGCCTCAATCCTCATGAAGGTCCCGAAAGACGCCTTCCAGCCCGCTCCTGAAGTCGACTCTGCCGTGATCAAACTGGTCCCCCGCCCGGCTCCCTTCGAAGTCCGGGATGAAGCCTTTTTCCTGGAGTTCGTGGCAGCCGTCTTCAGCCAGCGGCGAAAGAAACTGCGAAACTCCATTCTTAACACAAATCACCTCCTTAAAATCCCTGAGGTCAAGGAAATCGTAACCCAGCTCCCTGAAGATTTCATGGGCAAACGGGCCGAAAACCTGACTCCCGGGGAACTTGCGGAAGTCGCGAACATGATCCTTGATCTGAAATCAGATCTGAAATCTGCCTGA
- a CDS encoding DUF655 domain-containing protein, which produces MRDEKSQSGGPQKGRNSTGKSFSDRRSAGRPHPERGSRSSGPRPSGKGGENSGEREEYVWVLDYLPYGKAVNARSLSQKKPLVQAVGDKKFTLMELVPKNGVIPEIQARVYIGSGDRDTIDHVKQRIGYPDLTHGANLELPYILEACVRHQEERFVKFFNEAHSITTRLHMLELLPGIGKKLMWSIIDEHKKGDFKSFQDIHERIPSLHDPAKVLAHRIEEELKDDFIKYRLFTTPPRRQRPA; this is translated from the coding sequence ATGAGAGACGAAAAATCACAATCAGGTGGACCGCAAAAGGGCAGAAATTCCACTGGTAAATCTTTTTCTGACAGACGTTCGGCAGGTAGGCCTCACCCTGAAAGAGGCTCTCGCTCATCAGGTCCTCGACCTTCCGGGAAAGGCGGGGAGAATTCCGGTGAAAGGGAAGAATACGTATGGGTGCTTGATTACCTCCCTTACGGGAAAGCAGTGAATGCAAGGTCCTTGTCCCAGAAAAAGCCTCTGGTCCAGGCGGTTGGCGACAAGAAGTTCACCCTGATGGAGCTTGTCCCCAAGAACGGCGTGATCCCGGAAATCCAGGCAAGGGTCTACATCGGATCCGGCGACCGGGACACCATCGACCACGTAAAGCAGCGCATTGGCTACCCCGACCTGACCCACGGTGCAAACCTTGAACTCCCGTACATCCTTGAAGCCTGTGTCCGGCACCAGGAAGAGAGATTCGTAAAGTTCTTCAATGAAGCTCATTCCATCACCACCCGCCTTCACATGCTCGAACTCCTTCCGGGGATCGGGAAAAAGCTTATGTGGTCTATCATCGATGAGCACAAGAAAGGGGATTTTAAGAGTTTTCAGGATATCCACGAGAGGATCCCGAGTCTTCATGACCCGGCAAAGGTCTTAGCTCACAGGATCGAAGAAGAACTCAAGGACGACTTTATCAAGTACAGGCTCTTTACTACTCCGCCGCGCCGCCAGAGGCCGGCATGA
- a CDS encoding RNA polymerase Rpb4 family protein, which translates to MIVKEVLNEELLTLAEVKEMLSEIADERRERNLEVAYEFRKALHHAEVFAKTTSEKSRGLVNKLLELEKMKPVIAVRIADLMPQSRDELRAVYAKEKYTLSNEELDQILELVAEAMD; encoded by the coding sequence ATGATAGTTAAGGAAGTCCTGAATGAAGAGTTATTGACGCTGGCTGAAGTCAAGGAAATGCTGTCCGAGATCGCGGACGAGCGCAGAGAGAGAAATCTGGAAGTGGCATACGAGTTCCGAAAAGCCCTGCACCACGCGGAGGTGTTTGCAAAAACCACTTCTGAAAAATCCAGAGGGCTGGTCAACAAGTTGCTTGAACTTGAAAAAATGAAGCCTGTTATCGCGGTCCGGATTGCAGATCTCATGCCACAGTCCAGGGATGAACTCAGGGCTGTTTACGCTAAAGAAAAGTATACCCTCAGCAATGAGGAACTGGACCAGATACTCGAGTTAGTAGCCGAGGCAATGGACTGA
- a CDS encoding 50S ribosomal protein L21e, whose translation MTNSHGERRCTRYKLKKTIRERGISPVIKVIQKFDEGQMVHIDIDPSVQKGMPNAKFQGSTGKIVGQRGRAYLLQVRSGNAMKEVLSLPQHLKPQKYN comes from the coding sequence ATGACAAATTCCCACGGTGAGAGACGTTGCACAAGGTACAAGTTAAAAAAGACAATTCGTGAGAGGGGAATCTCCCCTGTAATCAAGGTAATCCAGAAGTTCGACGAAGGGCAGATGGTCCACATCGATATTGACCCGAGTGTCCAGAAGGGCATGCCCAATGCCAAGTTTCAGGGTTCTACCGGCAAGATTGTCGGGCAGCGCGGAAGAGCATATCTGCTCCAGGTCCGCAGCGGCAACGCTATGAAGGAAGTTCTGTCCCTGCCTCAGCACCTGAAACCGCAGAAATACAATTAA
- a CDS encoding tRNA pseudouridine(54/55) synthase Pus10, whose product MDVLEISKKILQEGPVCDHCMGRQFAKLSTGLSNMERGQAVKLTLALEGDRVYKTENDDTLLRELASCSAYARKTLGIEGEDEQCCVCLDLFRKLDTWADEAVRQLEGIDYSTFLVGTKVSGLLSENEEILWAETGTSYAEQLKTEVNREVGKLISGKVGKDVDFQNPDIVITLDLTKEELELQVRSVYVYGRYRKMVRGIPQTRWPCRKCRGKGCEICDFTGKQYPESVDELIKDPVVEAFLAVDTAFHGSGREDIDALMLGSGRPFVVEAKSPKKRSADLEELMAEINEQAAGKVEVRDLKFVAKGMIETLKNSKADKAYKLKVTFKEPVSEEKLKSCLETLSGTEIAQQTPTRVAHRRADLIRKRRVHEMELKELTDSGYAFITVHCEGGLYVKELVSGDEGRTNPSLSGLLGFPAHVEELDVINVDI is encoded by the coding sequence ATGGATGTACTGGAAATTTCAAAAAAGATACTTCAGGAAGGCCCTGTCTGTGACCACTGCATGGGCCGCCAGTTTGCAAAATTATCCACAGGCCTCAGCAATATGGAGCGGGGTCAGGCTGTTAAGCTGACCCTTGCCCTGGAAGGGGACCGTGTCTATAAAACTGAAAACGACGACACCCTTCTCAGGGAACTTGCTTCCTGCAGTGCTTACGCAAGAAAGACGCTTGGAATCGAAGGCGAGGATGAGCAGTGTTGTGTCTGCCTTGACCTGTTCCGGAAACTGGACACCTGGGCCGATGAAGCGGTCAGGCAGCTTGAAGGCATTGATTATTCCACTTTCCTCGTGGGTACGAAGGTGAGCGGGCTTCTGAGTGAAAACGAAGAAATCCTCTGGGCAGAGACAGGGACCTCTTATGCCGAGCAGCTGAAGACCGAAGTCAACAGGGAGGTTGGGAAGCTGATCTCTGGAAAGGTAGGAAAGGACGTTGATTTCCAAAACCCGGACATAGTGATTACCCTTGACCTTACAAAGGAGGAGCTGGAGCTTCAGGTCAGGTCTGTCTATGTCTACGGCAGGTACAGGAAAATGGTCCGCGGCATCCCACAGACCCGCTGGCCCTGCCGGAAATGTCGGGGAAAAGGCTGCGAGATCTGCGATTTCACGGGCAAGCAGTACCCCGAATCCGTGGACGAACTGATCAAGGACCCTGTGGTGGAAGCTTTCCTGGCTGTGGATACGGCTTTCCACGGTTCGGGCAGGGAGGATATCGACGCCCTGATGCTCGGGAGCGGAAGGCCTTTTGTGGTGGAAGCAAAATCCCCGAAAAAACGCTCGGCAGACCTTGAGGAACTGATGGCGGAGATTAACGAGCAGGCAGCAGGAAAAGTCGAGGTAAGGGACCTGAAATTCGTTGCAAAGGGCATGATTGAAACCCTGAAAAACTCAAAGGCGGATAAAGCTTATAAGCTTAAAGTTACATTTAAAGAGCCTGTTTCAGAGGAAAAGCTTAAATCCTGCCTCGAAACTCTAAGTGGCACTGAGATAGCCCAGCAAACCCCCACGCGTGTTGCGCACCGAAGGGCCGATCTGATCCGGAAAAGGCGCGTGCATGAAATGGAACTTAAAGAGCTTACCGATTCCGGCTATGCTTTTATCACGGTGCACTGCGAAGGCGGGCTCTACGTGAAAGAGCTGGTCTCAGGGGACGAGGGCAGGACAAACCCAAGCCTCAGCGGGCTTTTAGGATTCCCTGCGCATGTGGAAGAGCTTGACGTAATCAACGTCGATATCTGA
- the trmY gene encoding tRNA (pseudouridine(54)-N(1))-methyltransferase TrmY yields the protein MRDIVIIGHKAMTSGDFPLNDLPGSAGRMDILCRCVSSALFLSFGMRRDVNVHLLLLGEPDPGKIVRFDGMTLRYLNPDERSSGSLIQKALKKEASEYEVRSTPGVWVCRGDLKTLLEQFKGRTLLYLREDGADIREVAREITDPVFILGDHTGVTEEEEEEILGAGAKIISVGPISLHSNHCITLIHNELDRLEAEVEPAVESECAADRVEN from the coding sequence ATGCGCGATATCGTTATCATAGGGCACAAGGCAATGACAAGCGGAGATTTTCCTTTAAACGACCTTCCGGGTTCGGCGGGTCGGATGGACATCCTCTGCCGCTGTGTGAGTTCTGCCCTCTTTCTCTCTTTCGGGATGCGAAGAGACGTAAATGTACACCTGCTCCTCCTCGGGGAACCCGATCCCGGGAAAATCGTGCGCTTCGACGGCATGACCCTGAGGTACCTGAACCCGGACGAGCGCAGTAGCGGCTCTTTAATCCAGAAAGCCCTCAAAAAGGAGGCGTCTGAGTATGAGGTCCGTTCCACACCAGGTGTCTGGGTCTGTAGGGGTGACCTGAAAACCCTGCTGGAACAATTTAAGGGGCGCACCCTGCTCTACCTCCGGGAAGACGGGGCAGATATAAGGGAAGTTGCCCGGGAAATTACGGACCCTGTTTTTATCCTCGGGGACCACACCGGGGTCACCGAAGAAGAGGAAGAAGAAATCCTTGGGGCAGGAGCGAAAATTATCTCCGTGGGTCCTATTTCCCTGCACTCCAACCACTGCATAACCCTTATCCACAACGAACTTGACAGGCTGGAAGCTGAAGTCGAGCCTGCCGTTGAGAGCGAATGTGCAGCCGACAGGGTTGAAAATTAA
- a CDS encoding metallophosphoesterase: MKILAISDPHGDYSKMKAIMERAGDFDLAVIAGDLTNFGPDEKVEELMELFDKPVLAIPGNCDQKSILEALDASKATNLHGKAKQIGKIRFIGLGGSNPTPFNTPFEIPEEEIESTLEGMVCSAEAAGNCGKVVLLTHAPPQGTCDEIPCGHVGSTAIRKFLDRVDLIVCGHIHEAKGLEKVGKTTVVNPGEACKGSCALITIEEAEEDKTIEVELIEV; the protein is encoded by the coding sequence ATGAAGATACTCGCAATTTCCGACCCCCACGGGGACTATTCGAAAATGAAAGCAATCATGGAACGGGCAGGAGACTTCGACCTTGCAGTCATCGCAGGAGACCTGACCAATTTCGGCCCCGATGAGAAGGTCGAAGAACTCATGGAACTGTTCGACAAACCCGTGCTCGCGATTCCAGGGAACTGTGACCAGAAGAGCATTCTGGAAGCCCTGGACGCCTCAAAGGCGACCAACCTCCACGGAAAAGCCAAACAGATCGGAAAAATCCGATTCATCGGACTCGGAGGCTCGAACCCCACCCCCTTCAACACCCCCTTCGAAATTCCGGAAGAAGAAATCGAAAGCACCCTTGAAGGAATGGTCTGCTCCGCAGAAGCCGCCGGGAACTGCGGGAAGGTCGTGCTCCTGACCCATGCCCCACCTCAGGGGACCTGCGACGAAATCCCCTGCGGGCACGTGGGCAGTACTGCCATCCGGAAGTTCCTTGACAGGGTAGACCTTATAGTCTGCGGGCATATCCACGAAGCCAAAGGTTTAGAAAAGGTCGGAAAAACCACAGTGGTGAACCCCGGAGAAGCCTGCAAGGGCTCCTGCGCCCTGATAACCATTGAGGAAGCCGAAGAGGACAAAACCATAGAAGTCGAGCTTATAGAAGTCTGA
- a CDS encoding MgtC/SapB family protein — MAIAFLIGILIGIEREHRSQTHEIFAGVRTYSITCITGMLTALLTASTGSGIVYIAALFFAAVCCIITYTKITMYQRIGVTSPITLFFIFIQGVLVGYGYGLFAIVSAVVVSFLLIQKKPLHEFAGNLTREELLNAMQFLAVAFILYPVMPEKKIFGLVDLKTAILIVVLVSLISFLSYVLLRKFGAKKGLCYSGFLGGFVNSEATTGALAGISKKSSGMAEPVLVGILLCNTSMLIRNLVVAFIVDPSGKTTLLMLPPQLAVILLSALFVLRKNKNLCPIGAETLEIKSPFSLGPAFKFGAAFTLILIIGSTANEVAGTAGIYATALGAFVSSSGVIVSITLLAVSGNISYMTAANTAVLASLISTVNKILLSKISGSNELYSISKTVFGMITFTGVAALFLWSYVSGM, encoded by the coding sequence TTGGCCATAGCTTTCCTTATAGGGATACTTATCGGGATCGAAAGGGAACACCGCAGCCAGACTCACGAGATCTTTGCAGGAGTAAGGACCTACAGTATAACCTGCATTACAGGGATGCTTACCGCCCTCCTGACAGCCTCAACGGGATCAGGAATCGTGTACATAGCTGCGCTTTTCTTTGCAGCAGTCTGCTGCATAATCACCTACACCAAAATCACCATGTACCAGAGGATAGGCGTGACCAGTCCCATCACCCTTTTTTTCATATTCATCCAGGGAGTGCTTGTGGGGTACGGGTACGGCCTCTTTGCAATCGTTTCCGCAGTTGTGGTGAGCTTCCTCCTGATACAGAAAAAGCCCCTTCACGAGTTTGCCGGGAACCTAACAAGGGAGGAGCTCCTGAACGCCATGCAGTTCCTGGCCGTGGCTTTCATCCTTTATCCCGTGATGCCTGAAAAAAAGATTTTCGGGCTTGTAGACCTGAAAACCGCAATCCTGATCGTTGTCCTGGTATCCCTGATAAGTTTCCTGAGCTACGTGCTCCTGAGAAAATTCGGGGCAAAAAAGGGGCTCTGTTATTCCGGTTTTCTAGGAGGATTCGTGAACAGCGAAGCTACCACCGGAGCCCTTGCCGGGATCTCAAAAAAAAGTTCCGGGATGGCAGAACCCGTACTTGTCGGAATATTGCTCTGCAACACCTCAATGCTTATCCGGAACCTGGTAGTGGCGTTCATAGTTGACCCGAGCGGGAAGACAACCCTTTTAATGTTACCGCCCCAGCTTGCAGTAATCCTCCTCTCAGCCCTCTTTGTGCTCAGGAAGAACAAAAACCTCTGCCCGATCGGCGCGGAAACCCTTGAGATCAAGTCTCCTTTTTCCCTTGGCCCTGCTTTCAAGTTCGGAGCCGCTTTCACCCTGATCCTTATTATAGGCAGCACCGCCAATGAAGTGGCAGGCACTGCCGGGATCTACGCAACCGCCCTCGGGGCTTTTGTCAGCAGCTCGGGGGTAATCGTATCCATCACCCTGCTTGCCGTAAGCGGGAACATCTCATACATGACCGCAGCAAACACGGCCGTGCTGGCAAGCCTGATCAGCACGGTAAACAAGATCCTGCTCAGCAAGATATCCGGCTCAAACGAACTGTATTCTATTTCAAAGACAGTTTTCGGGATGATAACCTTCACAGGAGTTGCCGCATTGTTCTTATGGAGTTATGTAAGCGGCATGTGA
- a CDS encoding tRNA (guanine(10)-N(2))-dimethyltransferase: protein MTLKTIMEGTTGVSVPVPPQDAAFPPSAAPVFYNPEMELNRDINVAATAAFVDRLLGKRDMQREEVRYVDAFSASGIRGLRVAGEVGIHATLNDWSQEAFELIQQNIKLNGLEEKAEGCRKNANVLLHEQRFHIVDIDPFGTPSPFLDAASSSVMNLLSVTATDTAPLCGAHLNSGIRKYAAVPLNTEFHSEMGMRVLLGSCARELAKHEKSMDPLLSHVTRHYVRSYLEVRQGAKQADRTLKSVGFLAHCPKCGFRQPVEGLAVHIDRECPVCGAGTNIAGPLWLGPLREPAFCNEVLAEMEKRPLRTKEKAMKIISFCRDELDIPMFYDQHVICKELGVSATGIEGFLEALRANGFEASRTHFSGTSFKTDATLPEIKEIIRSL, encoded by the coding sequence ATGACCCTTAAAACAATTATGGAAGGCACGACAGGGGTTTCAGTCCCAGTCCCGCCTCAGGATGCGGCCTTCCCTCCCTCTGCAGCACCGGTATTTTATAACCCGGAGATGGAACTCAACCGCGACATCAATGTTGCAGCAACTGCAGCTTTCGTGGACAGACTGCTCGGAAAGAGGGATATGCAAAGGGAAGAGGTCCGTTACGTGGATGCCTTTTCCGCATCGGGAATCAGGGGGCTCCGGGTCGCAGGGGAAGTAGGAATCCACGCTACCCTGAACGACTGGAGCCAGGAGGCATTTGAGCTCATTCAGCAGAACATCAAACTCAACGGGCTGGAGGAAAAAGCAGAGGGATGCCGGAAGAATGCAAACGTACTGCTCCACGAGCAGAGATTCCACATCGTGGACATCGACCCCTTCGGGACCCCCTCTCCCTTTCTGGACGCGGCTTCCTCATCGGTCATGAACCTGCTTTCGGTTACGGCAACTGATACCGCACCTCTTTGCGGAGCCCACCTGAATTCGGGAATCAGGAAGTATGCGGCCGTGCCCCTTAACACGGAATTCCACAGTGAGATGGGAATGCGGGTCCTGCTCGGGTCCTGCGCCCGGGAACTTGCAAAACACGAAAAATCAATGGACCCCCTGCTCTCCCATGTCACCCGGCACTACGTCCGCAGTTACCTTGAAGTGCGTCAGGGAGCAAAACAGGCGGACAGAACCCTTAAATCCGTAGGCTTCCTCGCCCACTGTCCGAAATGCGGTTTCAGGCAACCCGTAGAAGGACTGGCCGTGCACATCGACCGGGAATGCCCTGTCTGCGGGGCCGGCACGAATATTGCAGGTCCGCTCTGGCTCGGCCCCTTGAGGGAGCCTGCATTTTGCAATGAGGTGCTTGCCGAAATGGAAAAGCGCCCTCTCAGGACAAAAGAAAAAGCCATGAAGATAATCAGCTTCTGCAGAGACGAACTCGACATACCAATGTTCTACGACCAGCACGTAATCTGCAAGGAACTGGGAGTTTCGGCTACAGGCATCGAAGGTTTTCTCGAAGCCCTGAGAGCAAACGGGTTTGAAGCCTCACGTACCCATTTCAGCGGAACTTCATTCAAGACGGACGCCACGCTTCCGGAAATTAAGGAAATAATCCGTTCCCTGTAA
- a CDS encoding DUF2110 family protein, whose amino-acid sequence MKKVVILQPLYGNRERAINSLKALIENELKELEVEFEISVASDQWAEISLEGEDEDVSRNFLVSKYGTPANKAEPGKVYRGFILAVEEDLLVVNIGFPVRVEARELKALGSGKAKQLAARFGLIPHLPAEIEIIESKGNRHRARFSKQQLDLWWEWKKAGTDRVTINAATRSEIKSAIKKTGHGKDIYEIERLGLLEHAIVCREKTDGPGIVAAIGPLLKSEMGVVIGSAD is encoded by the coding sequence ATGAAAAAAGTAGTCATACTGCAACCCCTATATGGAAACCGGGAAAGGGCAATTAATTCCCTTAAAGCCCTTATTGAAAACGAATTGAAAGAACTTGAAGTGGAGTTTGAAATATCAGTTGCCTCTGACCAGTGGGCGGAGATAAGCCTTGAAGGGGAAGACGAAGATGTTTCCAGAAACTTCCTGGTTTCGAAATACGGAACCCCTGCCAATAAAGCCGAACCTGGAAAAGTATACAGGGGTTTTATCCTGGCCGTCGAGGAAGATTTACTCGTGGTCAATATCGGTTTCCCTGTGAGGGTCGAAGCCAGAGAGCTAAAGGCCCTGGGTAGTGGGAAAGCAAAACAGCTTGCTGCAAGGTTCGGGCTGATTCCCCACCTTCCGGCAGAAATCGAAATCATTGAAAGCAAAGGCAACCGTCACAGGGCAAGGTTCAGCAAGCAGCAGCTTGACCTCTGGTGGGAGTGGAAAAAGGCAGGCACGGACAGAGTAACAATAAATGCTGCCACCCGTTCGGAGATAAAAAGCGCAATCAAAAAGACCGGACACGGCAAGGACATTTACGAGATCGAACGCCTGGGGCTCCTGGAACACGCAATCGTCTGCAGGGAAAAGACAGACGGACCGGGGATCGTAGCCGCAATAGGCCCGCTCCTGAAATCGGAAATGGGAGTCGTGATAGGAAGCGCCGATTGA